The following coding sequences lie in one Myxococcus virescens genomic window:
- a CDS encoding sulfate ABC transporter substrate-binding protein produces the protein MPLALLLSVAGCSRASSDASPDGTVTLLNVSYDPTRELYEDLNAAFVKHWAATRGQQVSIQQSHGGSGKQARSVIEGLRADVVTLALAYDVDMLHEKAQLLPADWQARLPHNSAPYTSTVVFVVREGNPKAIRDWDDLVREDVTVITPNPKTSGGARWNYLAAWGQALRGEGGSEARAQAYVEKLFRNVPVLDSGARGATTTFAERGLGDVLLAWENEAFLLIREVGQARFEVVIPSVSILAEPPVAVVDPNVDRKGTRAVAEAYLAYLYSDEGQEIAARHHFRPRSEVVAARHASDFPGLKRLTLAEVAGDWRRAQATHFADGGLFDRIYAPRAD, from the coding sequence ATGCCGTTGGCCCTGCTGCTGTCCGTGGCGGGCTGTTCGCGCGCCTCCAGTGATGCGTCACCCGACGGGACGGTGACGTTGCTCAACGTCTCCTATGACCCCACGCGGGAGCTCTACGAGGACCTCAACGCGGCCTTCGTGAAGCACTGGGCAGCCACGCGTGGCCAGCAGGTGTCCATCCAGCAGTCCCACGGAGGCTCCGGCAAACAGGCCCGGTCCGTCATCGAAGGATTGCGGGCGGATGTGGTGACGCTGGCGCTCGCGTACGACGTGGACATGCTGCACGAGAAGGCGCAGCTCCTTCCGGCGGACTGGCAGGCACGGCTGCCCCACAACAGCGCGCCGTATACGTCCACCGTCGTCTTCGTGGTGCGCGAGGGCAATCCCAAGGCCATCCGTGACTGGGACGACCTGGTGCGCGAGGACGTCACCGTCATCACCCCGAACCCGAAGACGTCGGGCGGCGCGCGGTGGAACTACCTGGCCGCGTGGGGACAGGCGCTGAGAGGCGAGGGCGGTAGCGAGGCCCGGGCCCAGGCGTATGTGGAGAAGCTGTTCCGCAACGTACCGGTGCTCGACTCGGGCGCGAGGGGCGCCACCACCACCTTCGCCGAGCGGGGCCTGGGGGACGTGCTCCTCGCCTGGGAGAACGAGGCCTTCCTCCTCATCCGCGAGGTGGGGCAGGCGCGCTTCGAGGTCGTCATTCCCTCGGTGAGCATCCTCGCCGAGCCACCCGTCGCCGTGGTGGACCCCAACGTGGACCGCAAGGGCACCCGGGCCGTGGCGGAGGCGTACCTGGCGTACCTCTATTCGGACGAGGGCCAGGAGATCGCGGCGCGGCACCACTTCCGGCCACGCTCGGAGGTCGTGGCCGCGAGGCATGCGTCCGACTTCCCCGGTCTGAAGCGCCTCACGCTGGCGGAAGTCGCGGGCGACTGGCGGCGGGCGCAGGCCACGCACTTCGCCGACGGCGGCCTCTTCGACCGCATCTACGCGCCCCGCGCGGACTGA
- a CDS encoding AAA family ATPase, which translates to MNFRFQCWLQRHVSGRVTLTPLALRRLAVHADSLEAATEELTLALDDQLSRVHPRRVPEFIAPTGGTLETVELPAIPVWGAEQNHFAPLTLSAVVAPTLNAFLGLHAPRLNSHHWFQGKTLPAEAQELLGDRLEGMSDAERLALRPDGPESLLEIEVRATPVALSDLTPRELHRDIRPPPRPPDAPADLEDDTREDDEDEDSEALDLDSWEPRRRTAHRGPGEPPAKPPPTPTLDSVGVAWHRLAQEGQLDAAYEQDALVALLRTRLAAKDAEPVVLVGPSGVGKTSVLHALAQSLRAPTATEAERARPFYFLDGSRLIAGEGFFGDWQQQVLRAFREATEARALLSLGHAVELLDAGKSAHSDQNVAQLLLPLLAARDVAVVAEATEETWAQVEQRNASFARLFSVVRVAEPAPDALGRIVAKVAEDDALAAAMQVQPDALDEARFLCRRFLPYGAQVGNTVAFVRRLLASCAQASRTSVTRLEATRQFASESGIPEHLLRDDQPMESAHVRDFLASRVMGQDAAVERAASVVSVLKAGMSDVRRPLGVLLFVGPTGVGKTELSKALAELLFGAKERMVRLDMGEYAGPDALLRLMGDGETPGYLTSAVRRQPFCVVLLDEVEKAHPAVHDALLGVLGEGRLTDASGRFTDFRNALIILTSNLGADTLRARVGFDASGGAPDMASLRAHYLSEVQRFFRPEMFNRMDDVVVFSPLSAPLLRRLVVRELEAVCRRPGLSLHDALLEVTPAAQDLLALRGFDARYGARPLKRALERELVVPVADWLAAHPRLGPASITVDAGTTGLELRAESLGGAAEGGGREAIERILEEAATVRAEVQRWSRCAPMRSLRRVLAVFDKVSRHTAYWEERALAEENSRKSSEARALEQSLRECAQQAEAIEDLLFEAHLSRTVEQVESLSREVSQVKAAFARIRQRIYSSLFPPSHGATLYLVPGRGAWRQARMLATAYERWTQKASMEKRRGLLAVPERKPGEKAHRTPPPPQWRWTDDETFDKLVVQPVAYAIQVKGGPHALLLAGEHGLHRFIEGSQISMVHAYFEPRPLSLFDLASREALQKQLPKNEVRQVRLSGSGSGQGTLTDLRTGVQQRFGLEGPDLEPLLEPWMQWRVFNSRDED; encoded by the coding sequence ATGAACTTCCGTTTTCAATGCTGGTTGCAGCGGCACGTCAGCGGCCGGGTGACGCTCACGCCGCTGGCGCTGCGCCGTCTCGCGGTGCACGCGGACTCGCTGGAGGCCGCCACCGAGGAGCTGACGCTCGCGCTGGATGACCAACTCTCCCGCGTCCACCCGCGGCGCGTGCCGGAGTTCATCGCCCCCACCGGAGGGACGCTCGAAACAGTGGAGCTGCCCGCAATTCCCGTCTGGGGCGCCGAGCAGAATCACTTCGCGCCGCTGACGCTGTCCGCCGTGGTGGCTCCCACGCTCAACGCCTTCCTGGGCCTCCACGCGCCCCGCCTCAACAGCCACCACTGGTTCCAGGGCAAGACACTCCCCGCCGAGGCCCAGGAGCTGCTGGGAGATCGCCTGGAGGGAATGTCCGACGCGGAGCGCCTTGCCCTGCGCCCGGATGGCCCCGAGTCGCTGCTGGAAATCGAAGTGCGGGCCACCCCCGTGGCCCTGTCGGACCTCACGCCTCGCGAGCTGCACCGTGACATTCGTCCACCGCCGCGCCCTCCGGACGCGCCCGCCGACCTGGAGGACGACACGCGAGAGGACGACGAGGACGAAGACTCGGAGGCGCTGGACCTGGACAGCTGGGAGCCACGCCGCCGCACCGCGCATCGGGGCCCGGGTGAGCCGCCCGCGAAGCCGCCGCCTACGCCCACCCTGGACAGCGTCGGCGTGGCCTGGCACCGGCTCGCGCAGGAAGGGCAGCTCGACGCGGCCTACGAGCAGGATGCGCTGGTCGCCCTGCTCCGCACCCGGCTCGCGGCCAAGGACGCCGAACCGGTGGTCCTGGTGGGGCCTTCGGGCGTGGGCAAGACGTCGGTGCTCCACGCGCTCGCCCAGTCGCTGCGCGCCCCCACCGCCACCGAGGCCGAGCGCGCCCGCCCGTTCTACTTCCTCGACGGAAGCCGGCTCATCGCGGGCGAGGGCTTCTTCGGAGACTGGCAGCAGCAGGTGCTGCGCGCCTTCCGTGAGGCCACCGAGGCCCGGGCCCTGCTGTCCCTGGGCCATGCCGTGGAGCTCCTCGACGCGGGCAAGAGCGCCCACAGTGACCAGAACGTGGCCCAGCTGCTGCTCCCCCTCCTCGCGGCGCGTGACGTGGCCGTCGTGGCCGAGGCCACGGAGGAGACCTGGGCCCAGGTGGAGCAGCGCAACGCCAGCTTCGCCCGGCTCTTCTCGGTGGTGCGCGTCGCGGAGCCCGCCCCCGATGCGCTCGGCCGCATCGTCGCCAAGGTGGCGGAGGACGACGCCTTGGCCGCCGCGATGCAGGTCCAGCCCGACGCGCTCGACGAGGCGCGCTTCCTGTGCCGCCGCTTCCTCCCCTACGGCGCCCAGGTGGGCAACACCGTGGCGTTCGTGCGCCGGCTGCTGGCGTCGTGTGCCCAAGCCTCGCGCACCTCCGTCACCCGACTGGAGGCCACCCGCCAGTTCGCCTCGGAGTCCGGCATCCCCGAGCACCTGCTCCGGGACGACCAGCCGATGGAGTCCGCACACGTGCGCGACTTCCTCGCCTCGCGAGTGATGGGGCAGGACGCCGCCGTGGAGCGCGCGGCCTCCGTGGTATCCGTCCTCAAGGCCGGCATGTCGGACGTGCGGCGCCCGCTGGGGGTGCTGCTCTTCGTGGGCCCCACCGGCGTGGGCAAGACGGAGCTGTCCAAGGCGCTGGCGGAGCTGCTCTTCGGTGCGAAGGAGCGCATGGTCCGCCTGGACATGGGTGAGTACGCCGGTCCGGACGCCCTGCTGCGGTTGATGGGAGACGGAGAGACGCCGGGCTACCTCACCTCGGCGGTGCGCCGGCAGCCCTTCTGCGTGGTGCTGCTGGACGAAGTGGAGAAAGCCCACCCTGCCGTTCACGATGCGCTGCTGGGCGTCTTGGGCGAAGGCCGCCTCACCGATGCCTCCGGGCGCTTCACGGACTTCCGCAACGCCCTCATCATCCTCACCAGCAACCTGGGCGCGGACACCCTGCGCGCCCGCGTGGGCTTCGATGCGTCGGGCGGTGCTCCAGACATGGCCTCCCTTCGCGCGCACTACCTCTCCGAGGTGCAGCGCTTCTTCCGGCCGGAGATGTTCAACCGCATGGACGACGTGGTCGTCTTCTCGCCGCTGTCCGCCCCGCTGCTGCGTCGGCTGGTGGTCCGCGAGCTCGAAGCCGTGTGCCGCCGTCCAGGCCTCTCGCTCCACGATGCCCTGCTGGAGGTCACCCCCGCCGCCCAGGACTTGCTGGCCCTGCGAGGCTTCGACGCGCGGTATGGCGCCCGCCCGTTGAAGCGCGCGCTGGAGCGCGAGCTGGTGGTCCCCGTGGCGGACTGGCTCGCGGCGCATCCCCGCCTGGGGCCTGCGAGCATCACAGTGGATGCGGGAACCACGGGACTCGAACTGCGCGCCGAGTCCCTGGGCGGCGCCGCCGAGGGCGGGGGCCGGGAGGCCATCGAGCGGATCCTCGAGGAAGCAGCCACCGTGCGCGCGGAGGTCCAGCGTTGGAGCCGCTGCGCGCCCATGCGCTCCCTGCGCCGCGTCCTGGCCGTCTTCGACAAGGTCTCCCGGCACACCGCGTACTGGGAAGAACGGGCGCTGGCCGAAGAAAACTCGCGCAAGTCATCGGAGGCGCGAGCGCTGGAACAGTCGCTTCGGGAGTGCGCCCAGCAGGCGGAGGCCATCGAGGACCTGCTCTTCGAGGCCCACCTGTCCAGGACCGTGGAGCAGGTGGAGTCCCTGAGCCGCGAGGTGAGCCAGGTGAAAGCGGCCTTCGCGCGCATCCGGCAACGCATCTACTCCTCCCTCTTTCCCCCGTCACATGGCGCGACCCTCTACCTGGTGCCAGGCCGCGGCGCGTGGAGGCAGGCGCGCATGCTCGCCACGGCCTATGAGCGGTGGACCCAGAAGGCGTCCATGGAGAAGCGGCGAGGCCTGCTCGCCGTCCCCGAGCGCAAGCCCGGCGAAAAGGCCCATCGCACCCCTCCGCCGCCGCAATGGCGGTGGACCGACGATGAGACCTTCGACAAGCTCGTCGTACAACCGGTCGCCTATGCGATTCAGGTCAAGGGCGGCCCCCACGCCCTGCTGCTCGCTGGCGAGCACGGCCTGCATCGCTTCATCGAAGGCAGTCAGATTTCGATGGTGCATGCGTACTTCGAGCCGCGGCCCCTCTCGCTGTTCGACCTCGCCTCCCGGGAGGCGTTGCAGAAGCAGTTGCCGAAAAACGAGGTCCGTCAGGTGCGCCTGTCGGGCAGCGGTTCGGGCCAGGGGACGCTGACGGACCTTCGCACCGGGGTGCAGCAGCGCTTCGGCCTGGAGGGGCCTGACCTGGAGCCCCTGCTGGAGCCCTGGATGCAGTGGCGCGTCTTCAACAGCCGGGACGAGGACTGA
- a CDS encoding AAA family ATPase: MDLKLPFVVAPLSGRLVEAWVPAFFPALHKAGPSLSMLRDELALAVMERFERESPSQVAQYQLPPHFALKHVTVDAEGRDREKNRRVVLQGTMSVLLEKWPRDTFWVVTPTRLPAARFALNQPADLPQALARRLVAWCLEHNLDSLDAHWAQGREQLELLEVDAYAPSVLPRTPPRPALPARRRRAKNPEKEDTAPETPEQREQRRNRRRLTLVELRVVARNLSHGARDGTLERCFGREALVRELVEALEGREGSALVLVGPPGAGKTALIHEAVSRLTARQDAAGVRRDVWRVDGNQFIAGMMYVGQWEARARGVVKELMEVGDLLYVDDLASLVYAGRTRNERTNVAQFLEPHMARGELTVLAESTPERFERVREEAPTLASLFRVIHVPALDARATLPALLGTVRELEAEGTDSAVRLSPLALETLLSLQERFVSHEAFPGKAVRLLRRVMARQGVNTSGTRRFSSGDVIDAMREQTGLPDFILGSAQPKKREALTWEMQRQVAGQPEAVEAVVDAILTLQSALQPSDKPLATYLFVGPTGVGKTETAKALARTLFGGEQRLIRFDMSEFVTSSSITRLLGRPGAPDGELTTALRTQPFCVVLFDEVEKAHPRVFDALLQFLGEGRLTDGAGRTVDARQSVVVLTSNLGVREAATHTGFHRAADSAEAHYLSAVRAWFRPEFFNRLDRVVPFRPLTPAALRVVVDLALEALLSRHGIRQGNVLVEVEPRLLDLLVEEAYDPRYGARPLKRALEKRLTLPLAHHLVRRSADDLARVELLRDGNDLRVSVEVLVNVPAWAPERPASAWSLAEVSRLLEETRSRLEALMSKEVPEAGELAERLHRLALEATDIRDYELVPRDFQDAPSPASTVKQMLTSHSSHVGHLGLRQRPAYEERPLHVSNEEQLRRAQPRVLALRDETAWAEHQLTHLARGTDVVTVLVEGLGDATPSAVWTVAHSLPSALGESAMYLEAVHADGRTEWFQSGDERSEDLTLRRVAVRMSAIGLRDVLAPLRGYALVDLVHGDGPRQVLVRLEHLSEDIGSLEDVPRVMAAWDEAVVRERDARRSGAASVGAASHVILRGREGVTTGRPHDSTELTHVASGRRPREALAWAARVLREPARDTTDMEKNVHLFVRTYPGLGVAAHVLTHPHLAAFAPTLHAARLDIAAVVGRLLKRGALWDEETHWSDLRQRKTTLTVRALEHGKMLSVPLRLTVLTHGVKARTARKGAPARQSLRVWVPRVDVKGTLHDAADLEPFVEELVRHELYLASLDRLHSLAYVGEEQVETLSVPVRFRDTPRARALDAAKPQRRQAPPPGLAEASRCLNEEARAGLLERAWERDLEVSRLAEAVTSRTRASVLLVGPSSVGKTALVHELVHRAEAATTGSPLHGLEVFSSSGGRIMAGMRYLGQWQERVKHMVEALRVRRAVLHLDSLSELLSLGSGDTGLDVARQLLPALESGEVSLVLEATPEDVARAERTHAAFLQSLRHIAVAPLSAQAARTALQQASHRVGRARKVRFTPDALDRASELTERFGSGPSPGGAMSLLRAASTEPGATGEVNAASVTRAFCTRTGYPLELVDSAIRLDPDALLRRFRERVVGQDEATLLLRNLVVTLKTGLADPSRPLGAFLLLGPTGVGKTESALALAEYLFGDVARLARFDMAEYAAPGSATRLVGEAGGQQGSLARRVREQPFGVVLLDEIEKADAGVHDLLLQVLGEGRLTDATGRTVSFRNTVVLLTSNLGADSAGRSLGFGERGALERAAHYLGAAAAFFRPELLNRLDRVVPYRALTEDVIESLARRALEAALSREGLSRRGVKVTFGEDVVKHLARSGFDARYGARPLKRAVEQQVVAPLARWLAAQATCAPPQVVLRVGAEGRIALSGLE; encoded by the coding sequence ATGGACCTGAAGCTTCCCTTCGTGGTGGCCCCGCTCAGCGGCCGGCTCGTCGAGGCCTGGGTGCCCGCCTTCTTCCCGGCGCTGCACAAAGCAGGGCCCAGCCTCTCCATGCTGCGAGACGAACTCGCGCTCGCTGTCATGGAGCGCTTCGAGCGCGAGTCGCCCTCCCAGGTGGCCCAGTACCAACTTCCACCCCACTTCGCCCTCAAGCACGTCACCGTCGATGCGGAAGGAAGGGACCGGGAGAAGAACCGGCGCGTCGTCCTCCAGGGCACCATGTCCGTGCTGCTGGAGAAGTGGCCCCGTGACACCTTCTGGGTCGTTACCCCCACCCGGCTCCCCGCCGCGCGCTTCGCGCTGAACCAGCCCGCGGACCTGCCCCAGGCGCTCGCGCGCCGGCTGGTGGCGTGGTGTCTGGAACACAACCTGGACTCCCTGGACGCACACTGGGCCCAGGGCCGGGAGCAACTGGAACTCCTGGAGGTGGATGCGTATGCCCCCTCCGTCCTCCCGCGCACGCCGCCGCGACCGGCCCTGCCCGCACGACGCCGCCGGGCGAAGAACCCGGAGAAGGAAGACACCGCGCCCGAAACGCCAGAGCAGCGGGAGCAACGCCGCAACCGGCGGCGCCTCACCCTGGTGGAGCTCCGCGTCGTGGCGCGCAACCTGAGCCACGGTGCCCGAGACGGCACGCTGGAGCGCTGCTTCGGCCGCGAGGCGCTGGTTCGCGAGCTCGTGGAGGCGCTCGAAGGCCGCGAAGGCTCCGCGCTGGTGCTGGTGGGTCCCCCTGGCGCGGGCAAGACAGCCCTGATTCATGAAGCGGTGAGCCGGCTCACCGCCCGGCAGGACGCCGCGGGCGTGCGTCGCGACGTGTGGCGCGTGGACGGCAACCAGTTCATTGCAGGCATGATGTACGTGGGCCAGTGGGAGGCCCGCGCGCGGGGCGTGGTGAAGGAGCTGATGGAGGTCGGCGACCTGCTCTACGTGGACGACCTGGCCTCGCTCGTCTACGCGGGCCGCACGCGCAATGAGCGCACCAACGTCGCGCAGTTCCTGGAACCCCACATGGCCCGAGGCGAGCTCACCGTGCTCGCCGAGTCCACACCCGAGCGCTTCGAGCGCGTGCGGGAAGAAGCCCCCACCCTCGCCTCGCTCTTCCGGGTCATCCACGTCCCCGCGCTGGATGCGCGTGCCACGCTGCCCGCGCTCCTCGGCACCGTGCGAGAACTGGAAGCGGAAGGCACGGACAGTGCGGTCCGGCTCTCGCCGCTGGCGCTGGAGACCCTGCTCTCCTTGCAGGAGCGCTTCGTGTCGCACGAGGCGTTCCCGGGCAAGGCCGTCCGTCTGCTCCGCCGGGTCATGGCCCGACAGGGCGTCAACACCTCGGGCACCCGGCGCTTTTCATCGGGGGACGTCATCGACGCAATGCGGGAGCAGACGGGCCTACCGGACTTCATCCTGGGCAGCGCCCAGCCGAAGAAGCGCGAAGCGCTGACGTGGGAGATGCAGCGGCAGGTGGCGGGCCAGCCCGAAGCCGTGGAAGCCGTGGTGGACGCCATCCTCACGTTGCAGTCCGCGCTCCAGCCGTCCGACAAGCCCCTGGCCACCTACCTCTTCGTGGGCCCCACGGGCGTGGGCAAGACGGAGACGGCGAAGGCGCTCGCGCGGACGCTCTTCGGCGGAGAGCAGCGGCTCATCCGTTTCGACATGTCGGAGTTCGTCACGTCCTCCAGCATCACCCGGCTGCTCGGGCGGCCCGGCGCGCCCGACGGCGAGCTGACCACCGCGCTGCGCACCCAGCCCTTCTGCGTGGTGCTGTTCGACGAGGTGGAGAAGGCCCATCCCCGCGTGTTCGACGCCCTCCTCCAGTTCCTGGGTGAGGGACGGCTGACGGACGGAGCGGGACGCACGGTGGATGCCCGGCAGTCCGTCGTCGTGCTCACGAGCAACCTCGGCGTGCGCGAGGCCGCCACCCACACCGGCTTCCACCGCGCCGCGGACAGCGCGGAGGCGCACTACCTCTCCGCCGTGCGTGCCTGGTTCCGCCCGGAGTTCTTCAACCGGCTGGACCGGGTGGTGCCCTTCCGTCCGCTCACGCCCGCCGCGCTGCGCGTGGTGGTGGACCTCGCGCTCGAAGCCCTGCTGTCGCGCCATGGCATCCGGCAGGGCAACGTGCTGGTGGAGGTCGAGCCGCGCCTGCTGGACCTGCTGGTGGAGGAGGCCTACGACCCGCGCTACGGAGCCCGCCCCCTCAAGCGCGCACTGGAGAAGCGCCTCACCTTGCCCCTGGCCCACCACCTGGTGCGGCGGAGCGCGGACGACCTCGCGCGCGTGGAGCTGCTACGGGACGGCAACGACCTGCGCGTGTCGGTGGAGGTGTTGGTCAACGTGCCTGCGTGGGCACCCGAGCGGCCTGCCTCTGCATGGAGTCTGGCGGAGGTTTCCCGCCTGCTCGAGGAGACCCGTTCGCGGCTGGAGGCGTTGATGTCGAAGGAGGTGCCCGAGGCGGGAGAACTGGCGGAGCGACTGCACCGGCTGGCGCTCGAGGCCACGGACATCCGTGACTACGAGCTGGTCCCGCGCGACTTCCAGGACGCGCCGTCGCCTGCGTCCACCGTGAAGCAGATGCTGACGTCGCACTCGAGTCACGTGGGCCACCTGGGCCTGCGGCAGCGCCCTGCGTATGAGGAGCGCCCGCTGCACGTCTCGAACGAAGAACAGCTCCGCCGCGCACAGCCCCGGGTGTTGGCCCTTCGCGACGAGACCGCCTGGGCCGAACATCAGCTCACGCACCTGGCGCGGGGGACGGACGTCGTGACGGTGTTGGTGGAGGGGCTCGGCGACGCGACGCCATCCGCGGTGTGGACCGTGGCCCACTCCCTCCCCAGCGCGCTCGGGGAGTCGGCGATGTACCTGGAAGCCGTCCATGCCGACGGGCGCACCGAGTGGTTCCAGTCCGGAGACGAGCGGTCCGAGGACCTGACGCTTCGGCGTGTCGCCGTGCGGATGTCAGCCATCGGCCTGCGCGATGTGCTGGCGCCCCTTCGAGGCTATGCGCTGGTGGACCTCGTCCATGGCGATGGGCCGCGTCAGGTTCTGGTCCGCCTGGAGCACCTGTCCGAAGACATCGGGAGTCTGGAAGACGTGCCGCGCGTGATGGCGGCATGGGATGAGGCAGTCGTCCGCGAACGCGATGCCCGTAGGAGCGGCGCCGCGTCAGTGGGCGCGGCCAGCCACGTCATCCTGCGTGGCCGCGAGGGTGTCACGACTGGACGGCCGCACGACTCGACCGAACTCACGCACGTCGCGAGCGGACGCCGCCCCAGGGAGGCGCTCGCATGGGCCGCGAGGGTGCTCCGGGAACCAGCCAGGGACACGACTGACATGGAAAAGAACGTCCACCTCTTCGTGCGCACCTATCCCGGGCTGGGCGTGGCGGCGCATGTCCTCACCCACCCGCACCTGGCGGCCTTCGCGCCGACGCTGCACGCCGCGAGGCTCGACATCGCGGCGGTGGTGGGACGGCTCCTCAAGCGAGGAGCGCTCTGGGACGAGGAGACCCACTGGAGCGATTTGCGCCAGCGGAAGACGACGCTGACGGTGCGCGCGCTCGAACACGGGAAGATGCTGTCCGTTCCCCTGCGCCTCACCGTGCTCACGCACGGGGTGAAGGCCCGCACCGCACGCAAGGGAGCACCGGCGCGCCAGTCCCTGCGCGTGTGGGTGCCTCGCGTGGACGTCAAGGGCACGCTGCACGATGCGGCGGACCTGGAGCCCTTCGTCGAGGAGCTGGTCCGCCACGAGCTCTATCTCGCGTCGCTCGACCGGCTGCACTCGCTGGCCTACGTGGGCGAGGAACAGGTAGAGACGCTGTCAGTGCCCGTCCGCTTCCGGGACACGCCGCGTGCCCGCGCGCTCGATGCCGCGAAGCCGCAGCGGCGGCAGGCGCCACCACCGGGGCTCGCGGAAGCCAGCCGGTGTCTCAATGAGGAAGCCCGCGCGGGTTTGCTGGAACGCGCCTGGGAACGGGACCTGGAGGTGTCCCGGCTCGCAGAGGCCGTCACCTCGCGCACCCGAGCCAGCGTGCTCCTGGTGGGCCCGTCGTCCGTGGGCAAGACGGCCCTGGTTCATGAGCTCGTGCACCGTGCGGAGGCGGCCACCACGGGTTCGCCGCTTCACGGGTTGGAGGTCTTCAGCTCCTCCGGAGGCCGCATCATGGCGGGCATGCGCTACCTGGGGCAGTGGCAGGAGCGCGTGAAGCACATGGTGGAGGCCCTGCGTGTTCGCCGGGCCGTGCTGCACCTCGACAGCCTGTCGGAGCTGCTGTCCCTGGGGAGCGGCGACACGGGGCTGGATGTGGCGCGTCAGTTGCTCCCCGCATTGGAAAGTGGCGAAGTCTCTCTCGTCCTGGAGGCGACACCGGAGGACGTGGCCCGCGCGGAGCGGACCCACGCCGCGTTCCTGCAATCGCTCCGGCACATCGCCGTGGCACCCCTTTCGGCCCAGGCCGCACGCACCGCGCTTCAGCAGGCCTCGCATCGGGTGGGCCGCGCTCGCAAGGTGCGCTTCACGCCCGACGCACTGGACCGCGCCAGCGAACTCACGGAGCGCTTCGGCTCGGGCCCTTCGCCCGGAGGCGCGATGTCCCTGCTGCGCGCCGCCAGCACGGAGCCCGGCGCGACCGGAGAAGTGAACGCCGCTTCGGTGACGCGCGCCTTCTGCACCCGGACCGGGTACCCGCTCGAGCTGGTGGACTCCGCCATCCGGTTGGACCCGGATGCCCTGCTCCGCCGCTTCCGCGAGCGCGTGGTGGGCCAGGACGAGGCCACCCTCCTCCTGCGCAACCTGGTCGTCACGCTGAAAACGGGCCTGGCGGACCCCTCGCGTCCGCTGGGCGCCTTCCTGCTGCTGGGTCCCACCGGCGTGGGCAAGACAGAGTCGGCGCTCGCTTTGGCGGAGTACCTGTTTGGCGACGTGGCCCGGCTGGCGCGCTTCGACATGGCGGAGTACGCCGCGCCTGGCAGCGCCACCCGGCTGGTGGGAGAAGCGGGAGGCCAACAAGGCAGCCTGGCGCGGCGCGTCCGCGAGCAGCCCTTCGGCGTGGTGCTGCTGGACGAAATCGAAAAAGCGGATGCGGGCGTCCATGACCTGCTGTTGCAGGTGCTTGGCGAAGGCCGGCTCACGGACGCCACTGGCCGCACCGTCAGCTTCCGCAACACCGTGGTGCTGCTCACCAGCAACCTGGGCGCGGACAGCGCGGGGCGCTCGCTGGGCTTCGGGGAGCGCGGCGCCCTGGAGCGGGCGGCGCACTACCTGGGGGCCGCGGCGGCCTTCTTCCGGCCGGAGCTGCTGAACCGGTTGGACCGGGTGGTGCCCTACCGCGCGCTCACGGAGGACGTCATTGAATCACTCGCCCGGCGCGCGCTGGAGGCGGCCCTCTCTCGCGAGGGGCTCAGCCGCCGGGGCGTGAAGGTGACCTTCGGCGAGGACGTGGTGAAGCACCTGGCGCGCAGCGGCTTCGACGCACGCTATGGGGCCAGGCCTCTCAAGCGCGCCGTGGAGCAACAGGTGGTCGCGCCCCTGGCGCGGTGGTTGGCGGCTCAGGCCACCTGCGCTCCGCCCCAGGTGGTGCTCCGCGTGGGGGCTGAGGGGCGGATTGCGTTGAGCGGCCTCGAATGA
- a CDS encoding superoxide dismutase — MPFTLPDLPYKKDALAPHMSAETLEFHHDKHHAAYVNNLNKLLDGKPEANKSLEEVILNSDGGVFNNAAQVWNHTFFWQCMKPAGGGKPTGELAAAIDRDFGSFEKFKEEFSTAAATQFGSGWAWLVLEGGKLKVTKTGNADLPMKHGQKALLTIDVWEHAYYIDFRNARPKFIETFLTHLVNWDFVAQNFKV, encoded by the coding sequence ATGCCGTTCACGTTGCCTGATCTGCCTTACAAGAAGGACGCCCTCGCGCCGCACATGAGCGCGGAGACGCTCGAGTTCCACCACGACAAGCACCACGCCGCCTACGTCAACAACCTGAACAAGCTCCTGGACGGCAAGCCGGAGGCGAACAAGTCGTTGGAGGAGGTCATCCTCAACAGCGACGGTGGCGTGTTCAACAACGCCGCGCAGGTGTGGAACCACACCTTCTTCTGGCAGTGCATGAAGCCCGCTGGCGGCGGCAAGCCGACGGGTGAGCTCGCGGCGGCCATCGACCGTGACTTCGGCTCCTTCGAGAAGTTCAAGGAGGAGTTCTCCACCGCCGCGGCCACGCAATTCGGCTCGGGCTGGGCCTGGCTGGTGCTGGAGGGCGGCAAGCTCAAGGTCACCAAGACGGGCAACGCGGACCTGCCGATGAAGCACGGCCAGAAGGCCCTGCTGACCATCGACGTGTGGGAGCACGCGTATTACATCGACTTCCGGAACGCGCGTCCGAAGTTCATCGAGACGTTCCTGACGCACCTCGTGAACTGGGACTTCGTGGCCCAGAACTTCAAGGTCTAG